One part of the Odontesthes bonariensis isolate fOdoBon6 chromosome 15, fOdoBon6.hap1, whole genome shotgun sequence genome encodes these proteins:
- the cracd gene encoding capping protein inhibiting regulator of actin dynamics isoform X3 produces the protein MFPKVLLQWCAAISSCAAEIAERRRQGKFQPFRRLFGKKKKREAKGCFDGAELKASYSTGEVCNGVVSDDEESNQNLRALNPIGSRALSHDSIFIPEEPMKEPGLDHSMSQENVSDKVRNLQVQGAHTSGQHSTPVKSPRSRRVLSPTGTIESINLDAVPQSVLRLDNTAAKHKLSVKPKNQRVSRKHRRFTLDLQEVSLQDDLEAAGVSSNEQRRASVEESRESMKKQRLYEAERHEARRRRELEEQRLREEEEERKKKAEELRLEEERCRRKQQEEEERRMREEAERRRGEEEERRIRGELERRRQEEAERRKREEEERAIREEEEQRRREKEERIRKLEEERKMREEEERRQRAEEERRRREEQRKEEERRKQEEEARRQQELEAEKKRKQKEEEEKRKKNEEAETLRMREIEQKKKMEEERMKKEVERRKMYLEENNGGSEEQERKRRAEELRWKEMEERQRPFSFKVSSGEKQILFQKVNLTPVTPASTHQITAAAAADQREGAKASSPEGPDSPNLPASPYVPHTAILVTGAQLCGTAVNLDQIKDTACKSLLGLGEDRKAQGTPQAKSKTSPDRKSGKTKSLNESVLTTDQSSAAVLAEWASIRSKIFKGVEDGKYDDYVDPANRNPPQPGSEEQSPFAHTNLRKTMSASAKFSITTAKKKFGDSNRNSEVFSPEDKEAGEEAALSESPTAASTAPTSKPQNRTSKTVRIVERGSDECMFAKDLPSFLVPSPGDGPDKPELKSRLQSETETSDSKEEGEERGQDSDDKPSPFGIKLRRTNYSLRFHSEQSTEKRKKRYSAGDSFDGVPSPLTPIEPDSDASSVFSDKSSPTSPQTEGAVSKYLFASASPAIHRGKLGKSTSPTAHHDGDKLLSKPPLYKRPTTSPKPSGVVPTPPSSPLPKVVPRTPCDDIGQRTGSPDSLTQEQTSRSEEPLVVAQLHRSSQGQVPEEEPKEKRSFFPSLNMPWREKTDRKTEVIRKEKPSLQSRHSLDSAKVQEKEAGPLWITLALQKQKGFREQQQNRDDRRSQREAKLSEKQIRERDSVALVSPTESKRSGSISPSSKPQTPEEPKRPDSLLGRFERREVLKKANTLPSSVTVEIADSTPSPPAAKDVSKRFPSSDSPQVCTEPAWLALAKRKAKAWSDCPQIIK, from the exons ATGTTCCCTAAGGTTTTACTGCAGTGGTGCGCAGCCATCTCGAGCTGCGCTGCTGAAATAG CAGAGAGAAGGCGACAGGGCAAATTCCAGCCCTTCAGACGACTGtttgggaagaaaaagaaaagggaggcAAAAGGCTGCTTTGATGGGGCAGAGCTAAAAGCCAGTTACTCTACCGGAGAAGTGTGCAATGGAGTCGTATCTGACGACGAGGAGTCTAATCAAAATCTAAG AGCGTTGAATCCCATCGGATCTCGAGCTCTCTCCCACGACAGCATTTTCATCCCAGAGGAGCCGATGAAGGAACCTGGACTGGATCACAGCATGTCTCAGGAAAACGTTTCAGATAAAGTTAGGAACCTGCAG GTCCAAGGAGCTCACACATCTGGACAGCACAGTACCCCAGTGAAGTCCCCGAGATCCAGACGAGTTCTTTCACCGACTGGTACAATCGAGTCCATCAACCTAGACGCCGTCCCTCAGTCTGTTCTTCGCTTGGATAACACCGCCGCCAAGCACAAACTTTCGGTCAAACCGAAAAACCAGAGGGTTTCTCGCAAACACAGACGGTTCACACTG GACCTCCAAGAGGTATCACTGCAAGATGACCTGGAGGCAGCGGGCGTCTCCTCGAATGAACAGCGCAGAGCATCTGTTGAAGAGTCCAGAGAAAGCATGAAGAAACAAAGACTCTATGAGGCGGAAAGACATGaagcgaggaggaggagggagctggaggagcagaggctcagagaggaggaagaggagaggaaaaagaaagcagaagAGCTAAGGCTGGAGGAGGAAAGGTGTCGTAGAAAAcagcaggaagaagaagagaggaggATGCGTGAAGAAGCAGAGAGAaggaggggggaggaggaggaaagaagaATCAGAGGGGAATTAGAAAGGAGGAGACAAGAGGAGGCTGAGCGAAGaaaaagagaggaggaggaaagagcaatcagagaggaagaggaacaaAGGAGGCGAGAGAAGGAAGAACGGATTAGGAAGTTGGAAGAGGAAAGGAAGATgcgagaggaggaggagcgtcGACAGCGAGcggaagaggagaggagacgaCGGGAAGAGCAGAGGAAAGAAGAGGAAAGGAGGAAGCAAGAAGAGGAGGCAAGGAGGCAACAGGAGCTTGaggcagagaagaagaggaagcaaaaggaggaagaggagaaaagaaagaagaacgaggaagcagagacactgAGGATGCGTGAGAttgagcaaaagaaaaaaatggaagaggAGAGGATGAAAAAAGAGGTGGAGCGTAGGAAGATGTATTTAGAGGAAAATAATGGTGGCTCTGAAGAGcaagagagaaagaggagagcTGAGGAGCTGCGCTGGAAGGAGATGGAGGAGAGACAGAGACCTTTCTCTTTCAAAGTCTCCTCTGGAGAGAAACAGATTCTCTTCCAGAAGGTCAACCTTACACCTGTCACGCCGGCCTCCACCCACCagatcactgctgctgctgctgctgatcaaagagaaggagctaaagcttCCTCCCCCGAAGGGCCAGACTCACCCAACCTGCCAGCATCTCCATATGTCCCCCATACAGCCATCTTGGTGACAGGCGCTCAGCTATGTGGGACAGCTGTCAATTTGGACCAGATCAAAGACACTGCTTGCAAGTCCCTGCTGGGTTTGGGAGAGGATAGAAAGGCCCAAGGAACACCCCAGGCAAAGAGCAAGACCTCTCCGGACCGCAAGTCTGGAAAAACCAAGTCTCTCAATGAGTCCGTGCTCACTACAGACCAGTCCAGTGCAGCTGTGCTGGCAGAATGGGCGAGTATAAGATCTAAGATATTCAAGGGAGTGGAAGATGGGAAGTATGATGATTACGTAGATCCTGCGAACAGGAATCCGCCTCAGCCCGGCAGCGAAGAGCAGTCTCCGTTTGCTCATACGAACCTCAGAAAGACCATGTCCGCCAGCGCCAAGTTCTCAATCACCACGGCAAAGAAGAAGTTTGGAGATTCCAATAGGAACTCTGAGGTGTTTAGTCCAGAGGataaggaggcaggagaggaagCTGCTCTATCTGAGAGCCCCACTGCAGCCTCCACAGCTCCAACCAGTAAACCTCAGAACAGGACAAGTAAAACTGTCCGGATCGTAGAAAGAGGGTCAGACGAGTGTATGTTTGCCAAAGACCTCCCATCATTCTTGGTTCCCAGCCCCGGAGACGGACCCGACAAGCCAGAGTTAAAGAGTCGCCTTCAGAGTGAAACAGAGACGTCTGACAGcaaagaggaaggagaggagcGGGGACAGGACAGTGACGATAAGCCCTCTCCTTTCGGAATAAAGCTGAGGAGGACTAACTACTCTCTGCGTTTTCACAGTGAACAGTCCacagagaagaggaagaaaCGCTACAGCGCTGGAGACAGCTTTGACGGTGTCCCTTCACCTCTAACCCCCATTGAGCCAGACTCTGATGCCTCCTCTGTCTTTTCTGACAAATCAAGCCCCACTTCGCCTCAGACAGAGGGAGCGGTGAGCAAGTACTTATTCGCATCCGCCTCCCCCGCAATACACCGGGGGAAGCTGGGTAAGTCTACCAGCCCCACGGCACACCATGACGGTGACAAATTGCTCTCCAAACCACCACTCTACAAAAGACCAACGACATCACCTAAACCTTCTGGTGTAGTCCCAACACCACCTTCATCTCCGCTACCCAAGGTAGTCCCTCGCACTCCCTGTGATGACATAGGCCAGAGGACAGGGAGCCCGGATTCATTGACCCAGGAGCAGACCAGCAGGAGTGAGGAACCATTAGTGGTGGCTCAGCTGCATCGGAGCAGCCAAGGCCAGGTTCCAGAAGAGGAGCCAAAGGAGAAGAGATCATTCTTCCCCTCTCTCAACATGCCCTGGAGAGAGAAGACGGATAGAAAGACAGAGGTCATCAGGAAAG AAAAACCGTCCTTACAGAGCAGACACTCACTGGACAGTGCAAAGGTCCAGGAGAAGGAGGCCGGGCCCTTATGGATCACACTGGCTCTGCAGAAGCAGAAAGGCttcagggagcagcagcagaatcGCGATGACCGTCGAAGCCAAAGAGAGGCCAAACTGtcagaaaagcagatcagagagagagacagt GTTGCACTGGTGAGCCCTACAGAGAGCAAACGGAGCGGTAGCATCAGTCCGTCTTCCAAACCTCAGACGCCAGAGGAGCCCAAGAGGCCCGACAGCCTCCTTGGACGATTTGAGCGCAGAGAGGTCCTGAAAAAGGCCAACACTTTACCCAGCTCTGTCACCG TGGAAATTGCCGACTCTACACCGTCGCCACCTGCTGCCAAGGATGTGTCAAAGCGCTTCCCCTCCAGTGACTCTCCACAGGTGTGCACAGAGCCAGCCTGGCTGGCATTGGCTAAACGAAAGGCTAAAGCCTGGAGCGACTGTCCTCAGATCATCAAATAA
- the cracd gene encoding capping protein inhibiting regulator of actin dynamics isoform X4 encodes MKEPGLDHSMSQENVSDKVRNLQKQIAQGIKFGQRPSSLRKSEGDEGSSDEEEVPRSPLKVLAQVEAEPPKTEPKVQGAHTSGQHSTPVKSPRSRRVLSPTGTIESINLDAVPQSVLRLDNTAAKHKLSVKPKNQRVSRKHRRFTLDLQEVSLQDDLEAAGVSSNEQRRASVEESRESMKKQRLYEAERHEARRRRELEEQRLREEEEERKKKAEELRLEEERCRRKQQEEEERRMREEAERRRGEEEERRIRGELERRRQEEAERRKREEEERAIREEEEQRRREKEERIRKLEEERKMREEEERRQRAEEERRRREEQRKEEERRKQEEEARRQQELEAEKKRKQKEEEEKRKKNEEAETLRMREIEQKKKMEEERMKKEVERRKMYLEENNGGSEEQERKRRAEELRWKEMEERQRPFSFKVSSGEKQILFQKVNLTPVTPASTHQITAAAAADQREGAKASSPEGPDSPNLPASPYVPHTAILVTGAQLCGTAVNLDQIKDTACKSLLGLGEDRKAQGTPQAKSKTSPDRKSGKTKSLNESVLTTDQSSAAVLAEWASIRSKIFKGVEDGKYDDYVDPANRNPPQPGSEEQSPFAHTNLRKTMSASAKFSITTAKKKFGDSNRNSEVFSPEDKEAGEEAALSESPTAASTAPTSKPQNRTSKTVRIVERGSDECMFAKDLPSFLVPSPGDGPDKPELKSRLQSETETSDSKEEGEERGQDSDDKPSPFGIKLRRTNYSLRFHSEQSTEKRKKRYSAGDSFDGVPSPLTPIEPDSDASSVFSDKSSPTSPQTEGAVSKYLFASASPAIHRGKLGKSTSPTAHHDGDKLLSKPPLYKRPTTSPKPSGVVPTPPSSPLPKVVPRTPCDDIGQRTGSPDSLTQEQTSRSEEPLVVAQLHRSSQGQVPEEEPKEKRSFFPSLNMPWREKTDRKTEVIRKEKPSLQSRHSLDSAKVQEKEAGPLWITLALQKQKGFREQQQNRDDRRSQREAKLSEKQIRERDSVALVSPTESKRSGSISPSSKPQTPEEPKRPDSLLGRFERREVLKKANTLPSSVTVEIADSTPSPPAAKDVSKRFPSSDSPQVCTEPAWLALAKRKAKAWSDCPQIIK; translated from the exons ATGAAGGAACCTGGACTGGATCACAGCATGTCTCAGGAAAACGTTTCAGATAAAGTTAGGAACCTGCAG AAGCAGATAGCACAGGGTATAAAGTTTGGCCAGAGGCCTTCATCGCTACGAAAGAGTGAGGGTGATGAGGGCAGTTCAGATGAGGAAGAGGTTCCCAGGAGCCCTCTGAAGGTTTTGGCCCAGGTAGAAGCAGAGCCACCAAAAACAGAGCCAAAG GTCCAAGGAGCTCACACATCTGGACAGCACAGTACCCCAGTGAAGTCCCCGAGATCCAGACGAGTTCTTTCACCGACTGGTACAATCGAGTCCATCAACCTAGACGCCGTCCCTCAGTCTGTTCTTCGCTTGGATAACACCGCCGCCAAGCACAAACTTTCGGTCAAACCGAAAAACCAGAGGGTTTCTCGCAAACACAGACGGTTCACACTG GACCTCCAAGAGGTATCACTGCAAGATGACCTGGAGGCAGCGGGCGTCTCCTCGAATGAACAGCGCAGAGCATCTGTTGAAGAGTCCAGAGAAAGCATGAAGAAACAAAGACTCTATGAGGCGGAAAGACATGaagcgaggaggaggagggagctggaggagcagaggctcagagaggaggaagaggagaggaaaaagaaagcagaagAGCTAAGGCTGGAGGAGGAAAGGTGTCGTAGAAAAcagcaggaagaagaagagaggaggATGCGTGAAGAAGCAGAGAGAaggaggggggaggaggaggaaagaagaATCAGAGGGGAATTAGAAAGGAGGAGACAAGAGGAGGCTGAGCGAAGaaaaagagaggaggaggaaagagcaatcagagaggaagaggaacaaAGGAGGCGAGAGAAGGAAGAACGGATTAGGAAGTTGGAAGAGGAAAGGAAGATgcgagaggaggaggagcgtcGACAGCGAGcggaagaggagaggagacgaCGGGAAGAGCAGAGGAAAGAAGAGGAAAGGAGGAAGCAAGAAGAGGAGGCAAGGAGGCAACAGGAGCTTGaggcagagaagaagaggaagcaaaaggaggaagaggagaaaagaaagaagaacgaggaagcagagacactgAGGATGCGTGAGAttgagcaaaagaaaaaaatggaagaggAGAGGATGAAAAAAGAGGTGGAGCGTAGGAAGATGTATTTAGAGGAAAATAATGGTGGCTCTGAAGAGcaagagagaaagaggagagcTGAGGAGCTGCGCTGGAAGGAGATGGAGGAGAGACAGAGACCTTTCTCTTTCAAAGTCTCCTCTGGAGAGAAACAGATTCTCTTCCAGAAGGTCAACCTTACACCTGTCACGCCGGCCTCCACCCACCagatcactgctgctgctgctgctgatcaaagagaaggagctaaagcttCCTCCCCCGAAGGGCCAGACTCACCCAACCTGCCAGCATCTCCATATGTCCCCCATACAGCCATCTTGGTGACAGGCGCTCAGCTATGTGGGACAGCTGTCAATTTGGACCAGATCAAAGACACTGCTTGCAAGTCCCTGCTGGGTTTGGGAGAGGATAGAAAGGCCCAAGGAACACCCCAGGCAAAGAGCAAGACCTCTCCGGACCGCAAGTCTGGAAAAACCAAGTCTCTCAATGAGTCCGTGCTCACTACAGACCAGTCCAGTGCAGCTGTGCTGGCAGAATGGGCGAGTATAAGATCTAAGATATTCAAGGGAGTGGAAGATGGGAAGTATGATGATTACGTAGATCCTGCGAACAGGAATCCGCCTCAGCCCGGCAGCGAAGAGCAGTCTCCGTTTGCTCATACGAACCTCAGAAAGACCATGTCCGCCAGCGCCAAGTTCTCAATCACCACGGCAAAGAAGAAGTTTGGAGATTCCAATAGGAACTCTGAGGTGTTTAGTCCAGAGGataaggaggcaggagaggaagCTGCTCTATCTGAGAGCCCCACTGCAGCCTCCACAGCTCCAACCAGTAAACCTCAGAACAGGACAAGTAAAACTGTCCGGATCGTAGAAAGAGGGTCAGACGAGTGTATGTTTGCCAAAGACCTCCCATCATTCTTGGTTCCCAGCCCCGGAGACGGACCCGACAAGCCAGAGTTAAAGAGTCGCCTTCAGAGTGAAACAGAGACGTCTGACAGcaaagaggaaggagaggagcGGGGACAGGACAGTGACGATAAGCCCTCTCCTTTCGGAATAAAGCTGAGGAGGACTAACTACTCTCTGCGTTTTCACAGTGAACAGTCCacagagaagaggaagaaaCGCTACAGCGCTGGAGACAGCTTTGACGGTGTCCCTTCACCTCTAACCCCCATTGAGCCAGACTCTGATGCCTCCTCTGTCTTTTCTGACAAATCAAGCCCCACTTCGCCTCAGACAGAGGGAGCGGTGAGCAAGTACTTATTCGCATCCGCCTCCCCCGCAATACACCGGGGGAAGCTGGGTAAGTCTACCAGCCCCACGGCACACCATGACGGTGACAAATTGCTCTCCAAACCACCACTCTACAAAAGACCAACGACATCACCTAAACCTTCTGGTGTAGTCCCAACACCACCTTCATCTCCGCTACCCAAGGTAGTCCCTCGCACTCCCTGTGATGACATAGGCCAGAGGACAGGGAGCCCGGATTCATTGACCCAGGAGCAGACCAGCAGGAGTGAGGAACCATTAGTGGTGGCTCAGCTGCATCGGAGCAGCCAAGGCCAGGTTCCAGAAGAGGAGCCAAAGGAGAAGAGATCATTCTTCCCCTCTCTCAACATGCCCTGGAGAGAGAAGACGGATAGAAAGACAGAGGTCATCAGGAAAG AAAAACCGTCCTTACAGAGCAGACACTCACTGGACAGTGCAAAGGTCCAGGAGAAGGAGGCCGGGCCCTTATGGATCACACTGGCTCTGCAGAAGCAGAAAGGCttcagggagcagcagcagaatcGCGATGACCGTCGAAGCCAAAGAGAGGCCAAACTGtcagaaaagcagatcagagagagagacagt GTTGCACTGGTGAGCCCTACAGAGAGCAAACGGAGCGGTAGCATCAGTCCGTCTTCCAAACCTCAGACGCCAGAGGAGCCCAAGAGGCCCGACAGCCTCCTTGGACGATTTGAGCGCAGAGAGGTCCTGAAAAAGGCCAACACTTTACCCAGCTCTGTCACCG TGGAAATTGCCGACTCTACACCGTCGCCACCTGCTGCCAAGGATGTGTCAAAGCGCTTCCCCTCCAGTGACTCTCCACAGGTGTGCACAGAGCCAGCCTGGCTGGCATTGGCTAAACGAAAGGCTAAAGCCTGGAGCGACTGTCCTCAGATCATCAAATAA
- the cracd gene encoding capping protein inhibiting regulator of actin dynamics isoform X2 — MFPKVLLQWCAAISSCAAEIAERRRQGKFQPFRRLFGKKKKREAKGCFDGAELKASYSTGEVCNGVVSDDEESNQNLRALNPIGSRALSHDSIFIPEEPMKEPGLDHSMSQENVSDKVRNLQQIAQGIKFGQRPSSLRKSEGDEGSSDEEEVPRSPLKVLAQVEAEPPKTEPKVQGAHTSGQHSTPVKSPRSRRVLSPTGTIESINLDAVPQSVLRLDNTAAKHKLSVKPKNQRVSRKHRRFTLDLQEVSLQDDLEAAGVSSNEQRRASVEESRESMKKQRLYEAERHEARRRRELEEQRLREEEEERKKKAEELRLEEERCRRKQQEEEERRMREEAERRRGEEEERRIRGELERRRQEEAERRKREEEERAIREEEEQRRREKEERIRKLEEERKMREEEERRQRAEEERRRREEQRKEEERRKQEEEARRQQELEAEKKRKQKEEEEKRKKNEEAETLRMREIEQKKKMEEERMKKEVERRKMYLEENNGGSEEQERKRRAEELRWKEMEERQRPFSFKVSSGEKQILFQKVNLTPVTPASTHQITAAAAADQREGAKASSPEGPDSPNLPASPYVPHTAILVTGAQLCGTAVNLDQIKDTACKSLLGLGEDRKAQGTPQAKSKTSPDRKSGKTKSLNESVLTTDQSSAAVLAEWASIRSKIFKGVEDGKYDDYVDPANRNPPQPGSEEQSPFAHTNLRKTMSASAKFSITTAKKKFGDSNRNSEVFSPEDKEAGEEAALSESPTAASTAPTSKPQNRTSKTVRIVERGSDECMFAKDLPSFLVPSPGDGPDKPELKSRLQSETETSDSKEEGEERGQDSDDKPSPFGIKLRRTNYSLRFHSEQSTEKRKKRYSAGDSFDGVPSPLTPIEPDSDASSVFSDKSSPTSPQTEGAVSKYLFASASPAIHRGKLGKSTSPTAHHDGDKLLSKPPLYKRPTTSPKPSGVVPTPPSSPLPKVVPRTPCDDIGQRTGSPDSLTQEQTSRSEEPLVVAQLHRSSQGQVPEEEPKEKRSFFPSLNMPWREKTDRKTEVIRKEKPSLQSRHSLDSAKVQEKEAGPLWITLALQKQKGFREQQQNRDDRRSQREAKLSEKQIRERDSVALVSPTESKRSGSISPSSKPQTPEEPKRPDSLLGRFERREVLKKANTLPSSVTVEIADSTPSPPAAKDVSKRFPSSDSPQVCTEPAWLALAKRKAKAWSDCPQIIK; from the exons ATGTTCCCTAAGGTTTTACTGCAGTGGTGCGCAGCCATCTCGAGCTGCGCTGCTGAAATAG CAGAGAGAAGGCGACAGGGCAAATTCCAGCCCTTCAGACGACTGtttgggaagaaaaagaaaagggaggcAAAAGGCTGCTTTGATGGGGCAGAGCTAAAAGCCAGTTACTCTACCGGAGAAGTGTGCAATGGAGTCGTATCTGACGACGAGGAGTCTAATCAAAATCTAAG AGCGTTGAATCCCATCGGATCTCGAGCTCTCTCCCACGACAGCATTTTCATCCCAGAGGAGCCGATGAAGGAACCTGGACTGGATCACAGCATGTCTCAGGAAAACGTTTCAGATAAAGTTAGGAACCTGCAG CAGATAGCACAGGGTATAAAGTTTGGCCAGAGGCCTTCATCGCTACGAAAGAGTGAGGGTGATGAGGGCAGTTCAGATGAGGAAGAGGTTCCCAGGAGCCCTCTGAAGGTTTTGGCCCAGGTAGAAGCAGAGCCACCAAAAACAGAGCCAAAG GTCCAAGGAGCTCACACATCTGGACAGCACAGTACCCCAGTGAAGTCCCCGAGATCCAGACGAGTTCTTTCACCGACTGGTACAATCGAGTCCATCAACCTAGACGCCGTCCCTCAGTCTGTTCTTCGCTTGGATAACACCGCCGCCAAGCACAAACTTTCGGTCAAACCGAAAAACCAGAGGGTTTCTCGCAAACACAGACGGTTCACACTG GACCTCCAAGAGGTATCACTGCAAGATGACCTGGAGGCAGCGGGCGTCTCCTCGAATGAACAGCGCAGAGCATCTGTTGAAGAGTCCAGAGAAAGCATGAAGAAACAAAGACTCTATGAGGCGGAAAGACATGaagcgaggaggaggagggagctggaggagcagaggctcagagaggaggaagaggagaggaaaaagaaagcagaagAGCTAAGGCTGGAGGAGGAAAGGTGTCGTAGAAAAcagcaggaagaagaagagaggaggATGCGTGAAGAAGCAGAGAGAaggaggggggaggaggaggaaagaagaATCAGAGGGGAATTAGAAAGGAGGAGACAAGAGGAGGCTGAGCGAAGaaaaagagaggaggaggaaagagcaatcagagaggaagaggaacaaAGGAGGCGAGAGAAGGAAGAACGGATTAGGAAGTTGGAAGAGGAAAGGAAGATgcgagaggaggaggagcgtcGACAGCGAGcggaagaggagaggagacgaCGGGAAGAGCAGAGGAAAGAAGAGGAAAGGAGGAAGCAAGAAGAGGAGGCAAGGAGGCAACAGGAGCTTGaggcagagaagaagaggaagcaaaaggaggaagaggagaaaagaaagaagaacgaggaagcagagacactgAGGATGCGTGAGAttgagcaaaagaaaaaaatggaagaggAGAGGATGAAAAAAGAGGTGGAGCGTAGGAAGATGTATTTAGAGGAAAATAATGGTGGCTCTGAAGAGcaagagagaaagaggagagcTGAGGAGCTGCGCTGGAAGGAGATGGAGGAGAGACAGAGACCTTTCTCTTTCAAAGTCTCCTCTGGAGAGAAACAGATTCTCTTCCAGAAGGTCAACCTTACACCTGTCACGCCGGCCTCCACCCACCagatcactgctgctgctgctgctgatcaaagagaaggagctaaagcttCCTCCCCCGAAGGGCCAGACTCACCCAACCTGCCAGCATCTCCATATGTCCCCCATACAGCCATCTTGGTGACAGGCGCTCAGCTATGTGGGACAGCTGTCAATTTGGACCAGATCAAAGACACTGCTTGCAAGTCCCTGCTGGGTTTGGGAGAGGATAGAAAGGCCCAAGGAACACCCCAGGCAAAGAGCAAGACCTCTCCGGACCGCAAGTCTGGAAAAACCAAGTCTCTCAATGAGTCCGTGCTCACTACAGACCAGTCCAGTGCAGCTGTGCTGGCAGAATGGGCGAGTATAAGATCTAAGATATTCAAGGGAGTGGAAGATGGGAAGTATGATGATTACGTAGATCCTGCGAACAGGAATCCGCCTCAGCCCGGCAGCGAAGAGCAGTCTCCGTTTGCTCATACGAACCTCAGAAAGACCATGTCCGCCAGCGCCAAGTTCTCAATCACCACGGCAAAGAAGAAGTTTGGAGATTCCAATAGGAACTCTGAGGTGTTTAGTCCAGAGGataaggaggcaggagaggaagCTGCTCTATCTGAGAGCCCCACTGCAGCCTCCACAGCTCCAACCAGTAAACCTCAGAACAGGACAAGTAAAACTGTCCGGATCGTAGAAAGAGGGTCAGACGAGTGTATGTTTGCCAAAGACCTCCCATCATTCTTGGTTCCCAGCCCCGGAGACGGACCCGACAAGCCAGAGTTAAAGAGTCGCCTTCAGAGTGAAACAGAGACGTCTGACAGcaaagaggaaggagaggagcGGGGACAGGACAGTGACGATAAGCCCTCTCCTTTCGGAATAAAGCTGAGGAGGACTAACTACTCTCTGCGTTTTCACAGTGAACAGTCCacagagaagaggaagaaaCGCTACAGCGCTGGAGACAGCTTTGACGGTGTCCCTTCACCTCTAACCCCCATTGAGCCAGACTCTGATGCCTCCTCTGTCTTTTCTGACAAATCAAGCCCCACTTCGCCTCAGACAGAGGGAGCGGTGAGCAAGTACTTATTCGCATCCGCCTCCCCCGCAATACACCGGGGGAAGCTGGGTAAGTCTACCAGCCCCACGGCACACCATGACGGTGACAAATTGCTCTCCAAACCACCACTCTACAAAAGACCAACGACATCACCTAAACCTTCTGGTGTAGTCCCAACACCACCTTCATCTCCGCTACCCAAGGTAGTCCCTCGCACTCCCTGTGATGACATAGGCCAGAGGACAGGGAGCCCGGATTCATTGACCCAGGAGCAGACCAGCAGGAGTGAGGAACCATTAGTGGTGGCTCAGCTGCATCGGAGCAGCCAAGGCCAGGTTCCAGAAGAGGAGCCAAAGGAGAAGAGATCATTCTTCCCCTCTCTCAACATGCCCTGGAGAGAGAAGACGGATAGAAAGACAGAGGTCATCAGGAAAG AAAAACCGTCCTTACAGAGCAGACACTCACTGGACAGTGCAAAGGTCCAGGAGAAGGAGGCCGGGCCCTTATGGATCACACTGGCTCTGCAGAAGCAGAAAGGCttcagggagcagcagcagaatcGCGATGACCGTCGAAGCCAAAGAGAGGCCAAACTGtcagaaaagcagatcagagagagagacagt GTTGCACTGGTGAGCCCTACAGAGAGCAAACGGAGCGGTAGCATCAGTCCGTCTTCCAAACCTCAGACGCCAGAGGAGCCCAAGAGGCCCGACAGCCTCCTTGGACGATTTGAGCGCAGAGAGGTCCTGAAAAAGGCCAACACTTTACCCAGCTCTGTCACCG TGGAAATTGCCGACTCTACACCGTCGCCACCTGCTGCCAAGGATGTGTCAAAGCGCTTCCCCTCCAGTGACTCTCCACAGGTGTGCACAGAGCCAGCCTGGCTGGCATTGGCTAAACGAAAGGCTAAAGCCTGGAGCGACTGTCCTCAGATCATCAAATAA